gaGTGAAAATAAATGAGTTGAGAGTTTTTTTTAAGGATGGATGCTAAAAGCCACCCATGGTATCAATAAAATCTTATCATTGTGACCACCGCCAATCATCACTCTGACCACCATCAACCACCGCTTCGACCCCAACCGCCACTATGATCGATCAGCATTATATTCACCACTAATCACCACTTCATCCACATTTTTGATCACTAGTCTAACCATCAACCACCACCCACTCCAAGCACCAACATAGTCGCTAATTCGACCACCACCAATCACCACTCCTTCCAACTTCAATGACCAATCCAACTACCGGAAACCACCAGTCTAATCACACAGCCTGTCACCACCTCCGACTACAACTATGAACATTATTTCGACCACTACATGTCACTTTGTCCACCACTATGACCACTACTCTAAAAACTACCAATCACCAATTTGACATGCATTTGTCTATAACCACCACTTTCACTACTATTGTTAAAGTTACTActtaataaatacattaattttatatattatagtctctagagaaaaaaaaataaacaagacaaaaagaagaaaacgaATAGAATAGAGCACTAGAGAAATGAAAgacaaagaaaaacataaaaatgaaatatcaaTGTCTATTTGCACATCagtacttttaaaaataaaaatgaactaCTATTATCAATGTTAAAATTTCATTGAGATAatataccaaaagaaaaatatatttcattaacATATCAATCCTCTTTACACCTCCGACTGTTTGGTTTGACATTTGAAGTTGCAAACTTGTGTCCTGCTATGGTTTAGCGTAACATTGCTGCCATGCTTTTACCTACACGCTACCAAACAAACGCTAAACTTTCTACATaacataaactaaaataaaataaccagACAAAGACAATAACATAATCTATTATCTTCAATCCTTAATCCTAGTACTTAAATAAGACCGCGTCTACGATAACCATCACACTCACAATAATCTGCCAAATCAAGTTCAACAACCTTAACATCAAAAACAATCTTAAACTCCTTGTCTCCATTCCTTTGTCCCATTTCAATAGCATTGTGAACAATGAATGGTTCAATATATGAAGCCAAACCAGTGCTTATGGGTAATGTTGCCAAATTTTGAGACACACTAAAAGGTAAAAAGTAAGGATTTTTAGTGACCAAGAAAAGAGGAAACTTTAACTTGTATCTATACTTTGGCGACACAATAAAATCATTTTCTGTTGCTAATGGTTGAAATCCATAAAAGGGTTGAACAAAAAGTTTGTAGAATCCTTGAACATAAAGTTCTATTGTTGCTACTTTTTCTTCAATGTTGTTTGTTGAAATTTCTAGGGTTTCAAGGGTCATTGTGTGACTATAGTTTTTGCTTGGGATGTTGAAGTTTGATTGAGGGTAGAAGTGTAATGGATTAAGGTTTGTTGGGTTGGTTGAGGAAGAAGCCATTGTTGGAAGattgaaagagaaagagaaaaggaCAACTAGAGAATATGAAGAGGGTAGTGAATATGTATCATCTCACTTTGGAaatttttgattaaatatataatattaccTCATTCATTTTCTATGAGAAATTGGTGGTTTAAAACTTGGTGTCCAAGTTTGGtgttttcctaaaataaaaaaatagtaaaataattggTGTCTACATTTATGTTTAAGTTTGGGTAtatgtaaacaaaaagtttCGGTGTcaatactattttattttttaaaatagatttatgactttataaatatttttaaaaaatgatttttgtaaaaaaaaaattgataaaagtaattatcatatttttcatttcacTCTTGTATTGGAAATTGAACATAAGAAACATGTATTGGAAATTGATAAAAGTAATTTATGACTCCataaaatagtgatttatttttCCAACCTAAcccataaaataattatattttactttttgattAGTGGATTTGTGAAgatatgttttaaaattaaattattttggcGATATTTTGCGCAagatttaatttctttttaacttTAATATGATTGAAAACAAAGCGAGATTCTGTTTGTTTTTAAATTggatatatttaaaaaataaagtgaaattctgttttaaaacaaatttgttcctatttttaaggcttgaattattttataaatagaagTTGCTATATacagaaaaattgagagagggAGGAAACCACATAAGGCTCGAGTTTTAGAGATAAACAAAATGaattttctcttggtacaattTTAGGGGTTGAAAAATTATCTTTGTATTCATTTTGGGTAGTATAAATCATTAAGTCTTTTGATCGCGGgaagagattttgaaaaaaatggtAGAATTAGGTTTAAAGGCTAATTTTGTAATCGTCTTTGGAATCTCGTTGTAACCAAACTCATTAGTATAATGGAACGAAAGCTAATTCTTGGAAgattaatttcaatttcaaatttatataaagatggtttgatttttcttttgtcgTAAAGTAACCTAGTGGCTaaactctctctctcacacatttaaatgtagAGAAGTGTAGAATTCGGGGTTCAAACCCCAACCACTCCAATAATGTTCATACcttttgagctacacttatatgacggtttgatttttatttttcatcttataaaacaatttttttgttacatcttataaaacaaattaatattggttaataaataatatatttaaataaaaacacataatacGACTACTTTTAATGAAATATACATTAATTTGTGATTGGATTTTTCAGAAAAGAAACATATAATATATCcaaatagaaaagaaaacaaacatatCACATGAtctttgtatttaaaatttcaattgcaCAGTCGACTCTCTTTTTGGAGTTGATGGTTGATAGCAATGGTAAAATTTCTGACATGCAAAAGTGATGCTTATCAAATTACAGTGATCTTAATCGGTATAAGTCTAGTTGTCATGCATTAACGTGTTCATTAATTTACTTCCTCTTGTGACTCTACAACTTAGAGCTTAGAGCATCTCTGTAACAGTGACAGTAAATTCAACACAAAAGTATTTTGTATTGATGGAGAATTTGTTTGACGTACTATGTAGTATATTGTTGAGTGATGGAGAATTAATGTATTGATGGAGACACACAAGTTCAGTTTGGAAAAGACATATTAAGCTATAAAAAACTTGTAGCTTATACCGTAAGTTATTATAGCTTAACAAAAGTTCAGTTTGGAGAATCTTTTAGATTATTTGGCTTAAAAAAacttgtttggtaaaaaaaaaattatttttcgaacattattttaattagattATGAGTTTGTAgcttattcttttttctttcaattttatctttgtgattttacttgaaaaaattaaatattaatttttttttatgttatttcatacttataacTAATTCAACTGCtaaatttatcaaacactacaaattcaatcaactaacTTATATGATATTCGTCATAAGCTCattcattataaattaaatttttaactaTCCGGTATTTTTTATCAAAGTGAGCCAAAAGTATTTTGTGTGTGTACAcaaacattgattttttttctttttctttttcaaatagtCTAGGGACTCAaaatctatgaagcacatacacGAACACCGGACACGAtacggacactgacacgtcgataccgataaaaatttggaaaagtgacataatttagtgtaatcataagtgtcagtgtcggacacagacacagacaccgacacgtgtccgacacggACACGCTTAATCTgagaagtgtcggtgcttcctagctcaaaattcattttttagaatgcttaactagtgccccggaaCACTGTTTAGCATAGCTCAAAAAGTTATACTTTGAACATtaactttatcttttatttttcttttttagtatgtttaacatCTCCGAAGAGACTATTTAGCATAATCCTAAATTATAATTGTTTATTAGacataaacaatttaatttaagCACCCATACCATAGGACCAACATGGCTTGTCCATTTCTTTATTTGCCATTGCAACAACATTGCTCCTTTTCCCATAAAATGGTACACTTGGTAGTTGGTACAATTATTGATGTAGTACAATCATGTCTGTTTGATCAATCGACTGAACCAAATTATGCCACGTGTCATGCTAATTATTTTTCTGCTTTGCTTTgttgtaaaagaaaaagaaaacaaaataaaacctTTCTCCGTCAAGTTCCTGCCGTCGTCGACCAGACCTCTGCCGCTCCGCCGCCGTCAATCCTCCACCTGCCGCCGTCGATCTGTAAAACATTTCTTCATTTGTTAACATTTTGAAAGAACAATCAATCAATATTTTTGTGTCATTATGGAAGGGTTAGTGAGTTATGGTATCAACCCAGTTCGTGTTATTGCCACTACAAAACAAGTATCTCGTTTTCTCTGTGATTCACAACCAAATCTGAAAATGGGTGTTCTTGGATTTCAAATTGGGATGCTGAATAACAAGAAAAAGTTTTCACCTTTGATCATGTCTGCTGCTGTTGGAAACTCCTCTCAACTTGGTCATTTCGAGAACACTCTTCCTTCCAAAGGTTTTGCattgtttcattttattatctGTTCAAATAACAAGTTcttattgaatttttatttgttcttaatttatatatttcattcaaaatgaatTTAACTATATATGTCGACCATGGTTTTTTATCCTCTGGGCGCAACTGCAGACACTAATCCTTTAAGCCTTGTGGGAACAAGTGGGCGGCAAACTAttcctaagagttttaacatcGCTGCATGCCAAAGCCATAAATCGAACTTAGGACCTTAgttaagctagaagagacccgtgtcatctcatctaagcgCTCTTAGGTGAccatggttttaaataatggtAAAGGTTGTGTCACAAAACTTATTTTTTGCGGTTAATTATGATCGAATGTAGCCAATGTAGCATCAATTGCGGTCATATTGATGCTTTGGTAACATCAGAAACTGTTATTGTTGTGGCCCAGATCGTCGCAGACTTTTATATAAAACCTTAAATAATGTCGACATGTTTTAGAGCTACGTCTAATTAGGAGTAtgttttaatttggtttattGAATTTCATCACAGGGGTGTTTCAATATGTGTGACAAGATAGAAATATATGATTAGATATCTTTGTAGTTGTGCATAGTTGTTATAATAACTATGTTGTCAATTTCGTGCTATAGAGGAATTTGGCAGCCGTGGTAGTGGAGTTGGAGGTGGACGTACAAGAGTGTGAATCAAGTGAAGTGATGGACAAGATATTATTGATATAGTGGATAGGTTGTGAATCAGTGATAGGTTTTAATTTGATAGGTTGTGTCACTAATACTAAAAACGCGCTGTTAATTAGCGATCTATTTTAGCattttatgtaatttatatGTGTTTCTGTTAGAGTAAATTCTCAATGTTATTTATTTCTACGTTTTGTTGGAATGATGATGTTGTGTTTTGACGATGGTTAGAAATTGTTTTGACGATGGTTAGAAATTCTGGAGCTATGGAAGAATGGTGATGCAGTGTGCTTTGATGTCGATAGCACTGTGTGTCTGGATGAAGGAATTGACGAGCTTGCTGAATTTTGTGGGGCTGGAAAAGCTGTTGCAGAATGGACAGCAAGGTTAGATTTTTTAAATGGAAATTCTCTTTTAGAAAAgagtttatgtttttttgaatATCTGTGGTATTTTCTATTTaggatatttgatttttgagtTGAATTTTCACAGAGCAATGGGTGGTTCCGTTCCTTTTGAGGAAGCCTTGGCTGCCAGGTTATCTTTGTTCAATCCCTCTTTGTCTCAACTTCAGAATTTTCTTCAGCAACGGCCACCAAGGTATGACTGAGATTGGCTGATTTGACATTTTGTTAATAAGCAATATGGTTTCATTGCTTAGTATTTCACTTGATTTGACTCGCAAAAAGAAGAAATGGTCTGGCATTTCCTACTTCATCAACTGTTCTTGcctttagatttttattttgcatAACTAAAAGGGTTTATTTTGAACATTTGTACGAAGTAATGCAATGTGTAAAAAGAAGGGTAACTTAGTACTATAAATCTC
This portion of the Trifolium pratense cultivar HEN17-A07 linkage group LG3, ARS_RC_1.1, whole genome shotgun sequence genome encodes:
- the LOC123917500 gene encoding phosphoserine phosphatase, chloroplastic-like, which produces MEGLVSYGINPVRVIATTKQVSRFLCDSQPNLKMGVLGFQIGMLNNKKKFSPLIMSAAVGNSSQLGHFENTLPSKEILELWKNGDAVCFDVDSTVCLDEGIDELAEFCGAGKAVAEWTARAMGGSVPFEEALAARLSLFNPSLSQLQNFLQQRPPRLSPGIEELIQKLKANHKHVYLISGGFRQMINPVASILGIPQENIFANQLLFGSSGQFLGFDENEHTSRSGGKATAVQQIKKDHGYKALTMIGDGATDFEARRPGGADLFICYAGVQLREAVAAKADWLVFNFQDLINSLG
- the LOC123917498 gene encoding uncharacterized protein LOC123917498, which encodes MASSSTNPTNLNPLHFYPQSNFNIPSKNYSHTMTLETLEISTNNIEEKVATIELYVQGFYKLFVQPFYGFQPLATENDFIVSPKYRYKLKFPLFLVTKNPYFLPFSVSQNLATLPISTGLASYIEPFIVHNAIEMGQRNGDKEFKIVFDVKVVELDLADYCECDGYRRRGLI